In Synergistaceae bacterium, one genomic interval encodes:
- a CDS encoding threonine synthase: MGVLKHYRDLLPVTDKTPAVNLEEGMTPLIYLPRVSERLGIKLYGKFEGCNPSGSFKDRGMVLAVAKALEDGKRAVICASTGNTSASAAAYAASQGIPCFVLLPAGKVALGKLAQALMYGAKVIAVKGNFDRALELAREGAEKTGCAMVNSVNPYRLIGQRSGAWEICDVLGHAPDWHAIPVGNAGNISAYWAGYNEYQKLGKISSLPKMMGFQAEGAAPLVYNKPCPNPETVATAIRIGNPVSAHLARAAVSESGGEFNAVTDDQILEAQRILAAEGGVFAEPASCAPLAGLLKLKRSGRLPEGITVTMILTGNGLKDPDTAMSQVGKPIEINDTLDDLMRVLEGK; this comes from the coding sequence ATGGGAGTACTGAAACACTACCGGGACTTGCTTCCCGTAACAGACAAAACGCCCGCCGTAAATCTTGAGGAAGGAATGACCCCGCTAATCTATCTTCCCCGCGTAAGTGAGAGGCTCGGAATAAAGCTGTACGGAAAATTTGAGGGCTGCAACCCGTCCGGCTCATTCAAGGACAGAGGAATGGTTCTCGCGGTCGCAAAGGCTCTTGAGGACGGAAAACGCGCCGTAATTTGTGCGTCAACAGGCAACACCTCAGCAAGCGCGGCGGCATATGCTGCAAGCCAGGGAATCCCGTGCTTTGTGCTGCTTCCCGCCGGAAAAGTCGCGCTCGGAAAACTGGCGCAGGCTCTCATGTACGGGGCGAAAGTCATCGCGGTGAAGGGGAATTTTGACCGTGCATTAGAGTTAGCGAGAGAGGGAGCGGAGAAGACCGGGTGCGCGATGGTCAACAGCGTGAATCCCTATCGGCTTATCGGTCAGCGTTCGGGGGCGTGGGAAATCTGCGACGTTCTCGGACATGCTCCCGACTGGCACGCAATCCCAGTAGGCAACGCGGGCAATATCTCCGCATACTGGGCAGGCTACAACGAGTATCAGAAGCTCGGCAAAATTTCGTCCCTCCCAAAGATGATGGGATTCCAGGCGGAAGGAGCAGCCCCCCTCGTCTACAACAAGCCATGCCCTAACCCTGAGACAGTCGCAACGGCAATACGAATCGGGAATCCCGTAAGCGCACACCTTGCCCGGGCGGCAGTCAGTGAGTCCGGCGGTGAGTTCAACGCGGTAACAGACGATCAGATTTTGGAGGCACAGAGAATTTTAGCGGCTGAAGGCGGAGTCTTTGCGGAGCCTGCTTCATGCGCCCCCCTCGCGGGACTCCTCAAGCTGAAACGCTCAGGCAGACTCCCGGAAGGAATCACAGTAACAATGATTCTCACAGGCAACGGACTCAAAGACCCCGACACAGCCATGTCCCAAGTCGGCAAGCCCATCGAGATAAACGACACATTAGACGACCTTATGCGGGTGCTTGAAGGAAAATGA
- a CDS encoding aminotransferase class IV family protein: MHLCFIDGKFVEPDEAVLPISDLIIQRGVGVFEAFASFGGKSLMLTPHMERFIASAKSSEIANIPDVEYMKSVVREGIARVGHDVRIRTFLTGGDSFDTEKGCFPEPRFFVIFDDAGLISEEDREKGVILEPVTFGRDNPDVKSVNYRATFKMPKYAYDILYCPNGEITECGHSNFFLVVNNKIITAPLSRVLKGTTRGAVIELAKKEGYTVEERCPLWSELTGASEAFITGSMKLVVPAVKIGGITISDGKMGQVTRRIFELYRKYMENWLE, encoded by the coding sequence ATTCACTTATGCTTTATTGACGGGAAATTTGTTGAGCCTGATGAGGCTGTATTGCCTATCTCAGACCTAATTATACAGCGCGGTGTAGGAGTGTTTGAGGCTTTTGCGTCATTCGGCGGGAAGTCCCTAATGCTTACGCCTCACATGGAGAGATTCATAGCCAGCGCGAAAAGCTCAGAGATCGCGAACATTCCCGATGTTGAGTACATGAAAAGCGTTGTCCGCGAGGGAATAGCCAGAGTCGGCCATGACGTGAGAATACGCACATTCCTGACAGGCGGCGACAGTTTCGACACGGAGAAAGGCTGCTTCCCTGAGCCTAGATTTTTCGTGATATTCGATGACGCGGGATTAATTTCGGAGGAAGACCGCGAGAAGGGAGTCATTCTTGAGCCTGTAACATTCGGCAGGGATAATCCTGATGTGAAGAGCGTGAATTACCGCGCCACATTCAAAATGCCGAAATACGCCTATGATATTCTCTACTGTCCCAACGGTGAAATCACAGAATGCGGACACAGCAATTTCTTCCTTGTCGTCAACAACAAAATCATCACCGCACCGCTATCACGAGTCCTCAAAGGAACAACACGCGGGGCGGTAATCGAGCTTGCGAAAAAGGAAGGCTATACGGTTGAGGAACGCTGTCCGCTCTGGTCAGAATTAACGGGAGCTTCTGAGGCATTTATCACAGGGAGCATGAAACTTGTAGTCCCGGCTGTGAAAATTGGAGGGATTACGATTTCTGACGGGAAAATGGGACAGGTTACGCGCCGAATATTTGAGCTTTACAGGAAATACATGGAGAACTGGTTAGAGTAG
- a CDS encoding CTP synthase, whose translation MSKYVFITGGVVSSLGKGITAGSIGTLLKKRGLKVSILKIDPYLNVDAGTMNPFQHGEVFVTDDGAETDLDLGHYERFIDETLSEKNSITTGKIYSSVIKKERRGDYLGGTVQVIPHITNDIQERIIRAGAGLDVLIVEIGGTVGDIEGQPFLEAIRQMAVRAGRENVVYCHVTLIPYLEAAKELKTKPTQHSVQELRRIGILPNMLVCRTSHPMDIGMKNKIALFCDVPPEAVIEVRDEPTIYNVPISLHREGLDGLILKYLGLPYENEPDLSDWARVVDRYMNSPEEVKIALVGKYVQHKDAYLSVVEALHHGGIAHNVRVNIVSVEAEDLERNDPAEMLKFADGILIPGGFGERGVEGMIEAAKYARENDVPIFGICLGMQMMVVEFARNVCKLHEAHSKEMNPATIHPVIHLMEEQENLKDLGGTMRLGAYPCDLTEGTKSAEAYGTLHITERHRHRYEFNNAYRERLENAGLKVAGVCTERDLVEIVELPGHKWYVGGQFHGELKSRPVRPHPLFDGFIKAAADYMREKQ comes from the coding sequence ATGTCAAAATACGTATTCATAACAGGCGGGGTAGTCTCGTCATTAGGCAAGGGAATAACAGCAGGCTCAATCGGAACACTGCTGAAGAAGCGCGGACTCAAAGTCTCAATACTGAAGATTGACCCGTATTTGAACGTTGACGCGGGGACAATGAATCCATTTCAGCACGGAGAAGTTTTTGTTACTGATGACGGAGCCGAGACGGATTTAGACTTGGGACATTACGAGCGGTTTATTGACGAGACACTCAGCGAGAAAAATTCCATCACCACCGGCAAAATATATTCAAGCGTAATCAAGAAGGAAAGAAGGGGCGATTATCTGGGCGGAACAGTCCAGGTAATCCCCCATATCACTAACGACATTCAGGAGCGAATTATCCGCGCCGGAGCCGGGCTTGATGTTCTTATTGTCGAAATCGGCGGGACTGTCGGAGATATTGAGGGTCAGCCGTTCTTGGAGGCTATAAGGCAGATGGCGGTGAGGGCAGGCCGCGAAAATGTAGTGTACTGTCATGTAACGTTAATCCCATATCTTGAGGCCGCAAAGGAACTCAAGACAAAGCCGACACAGCACAGCGTTCAGGAATTGCGGAGAATAGGAATCCTCCCGAACATGTTAGTCTGCCGCACGAGTCATCCTATGGACATTGGCATGAAGAACAAGATAGCACTTTTCTGCGACGTTCCGCCGGAAGCAGTGATTGAAGTCCGCGATGAGCCTACAATCTACAACGTTCCTATAAGCCTTCACCGCGAGGGACTCGACGGCCTTATACTGAAATATTTAGGACTGCCGTATGAGAATGAGCCGGATTTAAGCGACTGGGCTAGGGTTGTCGACAGGTACATGAACTCGCCCGAAGAGGTCAAAATCGCCCTCGTAGGGAAGTACGTCCAGCACAAAGACGCATATTTGAGCGTTGTTGAGGCACTTCACCACGGCGGAATCGCGCACAATGTTCGGGTTAATATTGTCTCGGTTGAGGCTGAAGACTTAGAGCGGAATGACCCTGCGGAAATGCTGAAGTTTGCTGACGGAATACTCATCCCCGGCGGATTCGGCGAAAGAGGCGTTGAAGGAATGATAGAGGCGGCGAAATATGCCCGTGAAAATGACGTGCCTATATTCGGGATTTGTCTCGGTATGCAGATGATGGTAGTTGAATTTGCGCGGAATGTCTGCAAGCTCCATGAGGCTCACAGCAAAGAAATGAACCCCGCCACGATTCACCCCGTCATTCACTTGATGGAGGAGCAAGAAAACCTGAAGGATCTCGGCGGAACAATGAGACTCGGCGCATATCCCTGCGATTTGACGGAAGGCACGAAATCCGCAGAGGCTTACGGGACATTGCACATCACAGAAAGACACCGACACCGCTACGAGTTCAACAACGCTTACCGCGAGAGGCTCGAAAATGCGGGGCTGAAAGTCGCGGGAGTCTGCACTGAGCGCGATTTAGTTGAGATTGTAGAATTGCCCGGGCATAAATGGTACGTCGGCGGTCAGTTTCACGGAGAATTGAAATCAAGACCGGTGAGGCCGCACCCGCTTTTTGACGGATTCATAAAGGCCGCGGCGGATTATATGAGGGAAAAGCAGTAA
- a CDS encoding TIGR02452 family protein: MRPTKQQLAEVFNDTLKFFDEDAILHEAILRTNNHTRVYPADFAEETDSHKAGKIDVIQGRTLQTALDLHGKFPDKKIAVLNFAASQTPGGGVKAGSLAQEESICRSSTLYPSLRTDTAREGFYSYHYEGGFGWRASDTCIYSPDVIICRDDDDYIPARLSRENFVKIDVVTCAAPHIFPNVKISDRDLYAIHLSRAKNILRVCAYNGVDILITGAFGCGAFKNPPELVAKAWREALAVYCEKFDSVIFAVYCNKYEMENYDTFRAVLR; encoded by the coding sequence ATGAGACCGACAAAGCAGCAGCTTGCAGAAGTCTTCAATGACACGCTGAAATTTTTTGACGAGGACGCAATTTTACACGAGGCAATTTTACGCACTAACAATCACACGAGAGTTTACCCCGCCGATTTTGCAGAAGAGACAGACTCCCACAAGGCCGGAAAAATTGACGTTATACAGGGGCGGACATTGCAGACAGCGTTAGACCTTCACGGGAAATTCCCGGACAAGAAAATAGCTGTGCTGAATTTCGCGGCCTCACAGACTCCGGGCGGCGGTGTCAAAGCAGGAAGCCTGGCGCAGGAGGAAAGCATTTGCCGTTCGTCGACACTTTACCCGTCATTGAGGACAGACACAGCGCGGGAAGGATTCTACAGCTATCACTATGAGGGCGGATTCGGCTGGCGGGCAAGCGACACCTGCATATATTCCCCTGATGTAATTATCTGCCGTGATGATGATGACTATATCCCCGCGAGATTGTCCCGTGAAAATTTCGTGAAGATTGATGTCGTTACGTGCGCTGCCCCTCACATTTTCCCGAACGTAAAAATTTCTGACAGGGATTTGTACGCAATTCACCTTTCACGCGCAAAAAATATCCTGCGTGTATGCGCGTATAACGGCGTTGATATTCTCATCACCGGGGCATTCGGGTGCGGTGCGTTCAAGAATCCCCCGGAGCTTGTCGCAAAAGCATGGAGGGAAGCACTTGCTGTATACTGTGAGAAATTCGACAGCGTAATATTTGCGGTCTACTGCAACAAATACGAGATGGAAAACTACGATACGTTTCGCGCCGTGTTAAGATAG
- a CDS encoding homoserine kinase: MIRLKIPATTANLGSGFDTLGMALNLYNIFTVKEILPEGEYTSEICGEGIDILTDARKNMLVTSYIKACEEWSVSPKGFAFESCNAVPLNRGLGSSSTAVVAGVIIADILSGVKHDEAELLRVMTKIEGHPDNVVPCFTGGMTVSCWDGESLRYVRLPALPEDLNVIAVVPDFEVRTEEARRILPESVPFRDAVFNVSHASILCAAWAMGRWDLLRVGMQDRLHQAHRAKLFPGETGEKFFSEIANHPDCVATAISGSGPTMIAIVHGPAAKLSEAMCRIFTEGGAASHFFVLTCTASGACAE, from the coding sequence ATGATACGGCTGAAAATTCCTGCGACGACGGCGAATCTTGGCTCAGGTTTCGACACTCTCGGAATGGCACTGAACCTCTACAACATTTTCACGGTGAAAGAAATTCTGCCGGAGGGCGAATACACATCCGAAATTTGCGGCGAGGGGATCGACATTCTCACAGACGCACGGAAAAATATGCTTGTTACCAGCTACATTAAAGCGTGTGAGGAATGGAGCGTATCACCGAAAGGATTCGCGTTCGAGAGCTGCAACGCCGTCCCTCTGAATCGCGGACTCGGAAGCTCGTCAACCGCTGTTGTTGCGGGCGTAATAATTGCTGATATATTGTCGGGCGTTAAACATGATGAGGCTGAATTATTGCGTGTCATGACGAAAATCGAGGGACACCCGGACAACGTTGTGCCGTGCTTCACGGGCGGGATGACTGTATCATGCTGGGACGGGGAGTCCTTGCGGTATGTCCGTCTTCCTGCATTGCCGGAGGATTTGAACGTTATCGCGGTTGTTCCTGATTTCGAGGTCAGGACGGAGGAAGCCCGGCGGATATTGCCTGAGAGTGTGCCGTTCCGTGATGCTGTCTTCAACGTGAGCCACGCGAGTATTTTGTGTGCGGCGTGGGCTATGGGACGCTGGGATCTGCTGAGAGTCGGAATGCAGGACAGATTACACCAGGCGCACAGGGCGAAATTATTTCCGGGCGAGACGGGAGAAAAGTTTTTCTCTGAGATAGCCAATCACCCGGATTGCGTTGCGACGGCTATATCAGGTTCAGGGCCTACGATGATTGCGATTGTTCACGGCCCTGCGGCTAAACTGTCGGAGGCTATGTGCAGGATTTTCACGGAAGGCGGAGCGGCGAGTCATTTCTTTGTGCTTACCTGCACTGCTTCAGGGGCTTGCGCTGAGTAA
- a CDS encoding O-acetylhomoserine aminocarboxypropyltransferase/cysteine synthase, whose protein sequence is MSKYKFETIQLHAGQEHADPVTDSRAVPIYATTSYVFPNSAAAAGRFALTEPGNIYTRLMNPTNDVFEKRVAAMESGVGALAAASGSAAIAYAVQNIAKAGDHVVSSTNLYGGTFNLFANTLPEQGITTTFVDPSDPANFEKAIKPNTKLIYAETLGNPNSDVFDIESAAEIAHSHGIPLVIDNTFATPFLCRPIEYGADIVIHSATKFMGGHGTVMGGVVVDGGKFDWAGSGKFPGLSEPNPSYHGIVFTEAVGNLAYIVKLRTTLMRDLGACISPFNSFLLLQGLETLSLRVERHVENALKVVDFLKNHPKVERVNHPSLAEGKQKELYAKYYPNGAGSIFTFDIKGTAETAKKFTESLELFSLLANVADVKSLVIHPASTTHSQLNEEELLSCGIRPTTIRLSIGTEHIDDIIADLEKGFQAVK, encoded by the coding sequence ATGAGCAAATATAAATTTGAGACAATCCAGCTCCACGCGGGGCAGGAACATGCAGACCCCGTAACAGACTCGCGGGCAGTCCCGATTTACGCGACAACATCATACGTTTTCCCTAATTCGGCGGCGGCGGCGGGAAGATTTGCGCTCACTGAGCCGGGGAACATCTACACGCGCTTAATGAATCCGACAAATGACGTGTTCGAGAAGAGAGTCGCGGCAATGGAGTCGGGAGTCGGTGCGCTTGCGGCGGCTTCAGGCTCTGCGGCGATCGCATACGCTGTGCAGAACATCGCAAAGGCCGGGGATCATGTAGTATCGTCAACCAACCTTTACGGCGGAACGTTCAACCTTTTCGCCAACACTCTCCCGGAGCAGGGGATCACAACAACATTTGTTGACCCTTCAGACCCGGCCAATTTCGAGAAAGCCATAAAGCCAAACACGAAACTGATATACGCTGAGACGCTCGGCAATCCAAATTCTGACGTTTTCGACATCGAGTCAGCCGCAGAAATCGCGCACTCTCACGGGATCCCGCTTGTGATAGATAACACGTTCGCGACTCCGTTTTTGTGCAGGCCGATAGAATACGGAGCTGACATTGTGATTCACTCTGCGACAAAATTCATGGGCGGTCATGGCACAGTGATGGGCGGAGTTGTTGTTGACGGGGGAAAATTCGACTGGGCCGGGAGCGGGAAATTTCCGGGACTCTCGGAGCCGAATCCGTCATATCACGGGATAGTCTTCACTGAGGCGGTCGGGAATCTCGCGTACATCGTGAAGCTCCGCACAACATTAATGCGGGACTTAGGCGCGTGCATTTCTCCGTTCAATTCGTTCCTGCTGTTACAGGGACTCGAAACATTGTCGCTCCGTGTTGAACGCCACGTAGAGAACGCCCTGAAGGTTGTTGACTTCCTGAAGAATCACCCGAAAGTCGAGCGCGTCAATCATCCCTCACTCGCAGAAGGTAAGCAGAAGGAGCTTTACGCGAAATATTATCCTAACGGGGCGGGGTCAATATTCACGTTTGACATAAAGGGGACTGCTGAGACGGCCAAGAAATTCACAGAGAGCCTCGAATTATTTTCACTGCTTGCGAATGTTGCTGACGTGAAATCGCTCGTCATACATCCTGCGTCAACGACTCATTCACAGCTCAACGAGGAAGAATTATTGTCATGCGGGATTCGTCCGACAACGATTCGGCTCTCAATCGGCACGGAACATATTGATGATATTATTGCTGACTTGGAGAAAGGATTTCAGGCGGTGAAGTAA
- a CDS encoding signal peptidase II has protein sequence MLQSAIITAICINLEHIGRILLSDPVSIVLNYGMAFSMLSGYPSLAAWLSGIACLMIIAVLLFVDLSRGERVGYSVMLGGALSNCAEKLILGYVIDWIPIPFIPLTVNIADIEVSLGAAVAFVSFMR, from the coding sequence TTGCTTCAGTCGGCAATAATCACGGCAATCTGTATCAATCTTGAGCATATCGGGCGGATATTGCTGTCTGACCCTGTGTCCATCGTCCTGAATTACGGAATGGCCTTCAGCATGTTGAGCGGTTATCCGTCATTAGCGGCGTGGCTTTCGGGGATAGCCTGCCTGATGATTATTGCGGTGCTGCTGTTTGTTGACCTGAGCAGGGGCGAGCGTGTCGGGTATTCTGTCATGCTTGGCGGGGCTTTGTCGAACTGCGCGGAGAAATTAATTCTCGGCTATGTGATTGACTGGATTCCGATTCCGTTTATCCCTCTGACGGTGAATATTGCTGACATTGAGGTGTCATTAGGGGCGGCGGTAGCGTTCGTGAGCTTCATGAGGTGA
- a CDS encoding LysM peptidoglycan-binding domain-containing M23 family metallopeptidase, translated as MRSDSGRPREYYPNRTNAGRAKPRGGKHAGASLGFCWGFGIVVCATFGLASFLMFSAGHFSSFSSGLGVEPAHGIEDSVIYSRNLLDVEVTQLDPSESNPDDPELLAQAYDSSTMEAFGPFPSYLSDYESVTLTTLDDGKTLKVHDEEEDDDDEDSAGVGAQAETVKAEVPLLAEVGPAWREHTVKSGETLSEIAAAYGNITAQDIIRANALKDADKLRENSILLIPNTPEDTENTFDEVKRRKWVVAANSEKFTPVKVREHIVAHGESLWAIANNSGVELDTIRGSNNYTVLKPGMKLRIPNQDGIFYTLKEGETVSDAAKRYRVSKSKIALVNEGVDITALKAGDEVFLPGAKPEAIREVRTAPKLAEAKKAESARKSQPAPARTAAKPERHPRGEVAVRRSGFRWPIMGRINSPFGWRTHPVTRRRDFHTGIDIKANRNDPIKAAGSGHVVYSGWMGGYGKVLVIEHSNGQSTLYAHCSSLLFGKGANVSSGQLIARIGTTGRSTGPHLHFEVRNGSSPVNPIKYLSR; from the coding sequence TTGAGATCAGACAGCGGAAGACCGCGGGAATATTACCCTAACCGCACCAATGCGGGCAGGGCAAAGCCTCGCGGGGGGAAACATGCAGGAGCGTCATTAGGCTTCTGCTGGGGATTTGGCATTGTCGTCTGCGCCACATTCGGATTAGCGTCATTCCTTATGTTTTCGGCGGGGCATTTCAGCAGTTTTTCTTCTGGTCTCGGCGTTGAACCGGCTCACGGCATCGAGGACAGCGTTATATACTCGCGCAATCTTCTTGACGTGGAAGTTACACAGCTTGACCCGTCAGAAAGCAATCCTGATGACCCGGAACTCTTAGCACAGGCTTATGACAGCAGCACGATGGAGGCATTCGGGCCGTTCCCGTCATATTTGTCGGACTATGAGAGCGTAACATTGACAACACTCGACGACGGCAAAACGCTCAAAGTTCACGATGAGGAAGAAGACGACGACGATGAAGACTCCGCAGGGGTCGGCGCACAGGCTGAGACGGTGAAAGCTGAAGTGCCTTTACTGGCTGAAGTTGGCCCTGCATGGCGGGAGCATACAGTCAAGAGCGGCGAAACTTTGTCGGAAATCGCCGCGGCTTACGGTAATATTACGGCTCAGGACATTATCCGGGCAAACGCGCTCAAAGACGCGGACAAGCTCCGGGAGAACTCCATACTCCTTATACCGAATACGCCGGAAGACACAGAGAACACTTTTGACGAGGTGAAACGCCGTAAATGGGTTGTTGCCGCAAACAGCGAGAAATTCACGCCCGTCAAAGTCCGGGAACACATAGTAGCCCACGGCGAGTCACTCTGGGCAATCGCGAATAATTCAGGCGTAGAGCTTGACACAATCAGGGGAAGCAACAATTACACGGTGCTGAAGCCCGGAATGAAGCTGAGAATCCCGAATCAGGACGGAATATTCTACACGCTCAAAGAAGGCGAGACAGTCAGCGATGCCGCAAAGCGATACCGTGTCAGCAAAAGCAAAATCGCCCTCGTGAATGAGGGAGTCGACATAACAGCGTTAAAGGCAGGGGATGAGGTATTCCTTCCCGGAGCAAAGCCGGAAGCTATACGCGAGGTCAGGACAGCCCCGAAATTAGCCGAGGCAAAGAAAGCAGAGTCAGCAAGGAAATCACAGCCCGCCCCCGCAAGGACAGCCGCAAAGCCTGAGAGACACCCACGCGGTGAAGTGGCAGTGAGGCGTTCAGGGTTCAGATGGCCGATAATGGGACGGATAAACAGCCCGTTCGGATGGAGGACTCACCCCGTAACAAGGCGCAGGGACTTCCACACGGGAATCGACATCAAAGCCAACAGGAATGACCCGATAAAAGCGGCAGGCTCCGGCCATGTAGTATATTCCGGCTGGATGGGCGGCTACGGAAAAGTGTTAGTCATTGAGCACAGCAACGGGCAGTCAACGCTTTACGCTCATTGCAGCTCATTATTATTCGGAAAGGGAGCTAATGTATCATCAGGACAGCTTATCGCGAGAATCGGCACTACAGGACGTTCAACAGGCCCGCACTTACATTTTGAGGTCAGGAACGGAAGCAGCCCGGTCAACCCGATAAAGTACCTGAGCAGGTAA
- a CDS encoding type II toxin-antitoxin system RelE/ParE family toxin encodes MWTVIIGKPVQRRLSRIPNPDRERLTQAIKDLETKPEQMDIKPLTGRGEYRLRVGDWRFIMKINEDEKIIRLRSLGSRGDVYKK; translated from the coding sequence ATGTGGACAGTAATAATTGGCAAACCTGTACAGCGCAGGCTTTCACGCATTCCCAACCCGGACCGGGAGAGGCTGACACAGGCAATAAAAGACCTAGAGACCAAACCAGAGCAGATGGACATAAAACCCCTGACAGGACGCGGCGAATACCGCCTGAGAGTAGGAGACTGGCGTTTTATCATGAAAATAAATGAGGATGAGAAGATAATACGTCTCCGCTCTCTTGGTTCACGCGGTGATGTCTACAAGAAATAG
- a CDS encoding type II toxin-antitoxin system HicB family antitoxin, which yields MDKYTRIIYWSDDDRKFIAEVPELPGCMADGDTPEEALRNSAVIVSEWIETAEFIGREIPVPSIAHEVMR from the coding sequence ATGGACAAGTACACGAGAATAATATACTGGTCAGATGACGACAGGAAATTTATTGCTGAAGTCCCAGAATTGCCCGGGTGCATGGCAGATGGCGACACCCCTGAAGAAGCCCTGCGAAATTCCGCCGTTATAGTCTCAGAATGGATTGAGACAGCGGAATTTATTGGGCGTGAGATTCCTGTGCCTAGTATAGCTCATGAGGTGATGAGATGA
- a CDS encoding bifunctional precorrin-2 dehydrogenase/sirohydrochlorin ferrochelatase — protein MSDTNRPPYFPMMINLSGRRVLIAGGGNVASRRAETLIKCGAEIVAVSPEFCADFPRNTQRIVRPFSPDDITPDFSLIIAATNDRAVNHNIHLMAARLHIPVNVADCKAECDFFFPSMINAGNVSVSVNTAGVSPSLTRRLSDRLRKVWPIWITEENDRKLR, from the coding sequence ATGTCAGACACAAACCGCCCCCCGTATTTCCCGATGATGATAAACTTGTCGGGCAGACGGGTATTGATTGCAGGCGGAGGAAATGTAGCTTCCCGCAGAGCCGAGACGCTCATAAAATGCGGTGCTGAAATCGTCGCGGTAAGCCCGGAATTTTGCGCTGATTTTCCCCGTAACACTCAAAGAATCGTGAGGCCGTTTTCGCCGGATGACATAACCCCGGATTTCTCGCTCATAATCGCCGCCACAAATGACCGCGCTGTCAATCATAATATTCACCTCATGGCCGCCCGTCTTCATATCCCGGTGAATGTCGCCGACTGCAAAGCGGAATGTGATTTCTTTTTCCCATCTATGATTAATGCTGGGAATGTTTCAGTCTCGGTTAATACTGCGGGAGTATCGCCCTCCTTAACCCGGCGTTTGTCTGACCGCCTGCGAAAAGTTTGGCCTATATGGATTACTGAGGAAAATGACCGTAAATTACGCTGA
- the argF gene encoding ornithine carbamoyltransferase, with amino-acid sequence MAQNLRGRSFLTLMDFTPGEIDYLLTLSADLKAKKRAGIRGNLLAGKNIALIFEKSSTRTRCAFTVACNDEGAFPEYLNKNDIQLGAKEDVKDTARVLGRMFDGIEFRGFKQSTVEDLAKYSGVPVWNGLTDSDHPTQVLADFLTLRENFGPLRGLKLAYLGDGRNNMSNALMIGCAKMGVDYVISTPKELEPDANLLAKCREIASHSTISVINDPFEAVKGADAIYTDVWVSMGEESLKEERYKLLGAWQVTAEIMKATGKDTTIFLHCLPAVKGAEVTEEVFESERSKVFDEAENRMHTIKAVMVATLS; translated from the coding sequence ATGGCGCAAAATCTCAGGGGAAGAAGTTTCCTGACTCTAATGGACTTCACGCCCGGTGAAATAGATTATCTCCTCACGCTTTCAGCAGACCTCAAAGCAAAGAAACGCGCAGGCATTCGCGGGAATTTACTCGCAGGGAAAAATATCGCGCTGATATTCGAGAAGTCATCAACACGAACCCGCTGTGCATTCACGGTAGCCTGCAACGATGAGGGAGCATTCCCGGAATATCTCAACAAGAATGATATTCAGCTCGGCGCAAAAGAAGACGTTAAAGACACGGCCCGCGTGTTAGGGCGTATGTTTGACGGGATAGAGTTCCGCGGCTTCAAGCAGTCAACCGTAGAAGACCTCGCGAAATATTCAGGCGTTCCCGTGTGGAACGGACTCACGGACTCAGATCATCCGACTCAGGTTCTCGCGGACTTCCTAACACTGCGCGAAAATTTCGGCCCTCTCAGGGGACTCAAGCTCGCCTATCTCGGCGACGGACGAAACAACATGAGCAACGCATTAATGATTGGCTGTGCGAAAATGGGAGTCGATTACGTCATCAGCACTCCCAAAGAATTAGAGCCTGACGCAAATTTACTCGCAAAATGCCGGGAAATCGCTTCACATTCAACAATCAGCGTCATCAATGATCCATTCGAGGCCGTGAAAGGCGCGGACGCAATATACACAGATGTATGGGTCTCAATGGGTGAAGAGTCGCTGAAGGAGGAACGCTATAAACTTCTCGGCGCGTGGCAGGTTACAGCGGAAATCATGAAGGCAACGGGCAAGGACACAACTATATTTCTACATTGCCTGCCTGCTGTGAAAGGCGCAGAGGTTACAGAGGAAGTTTTCGAGTCTGAACGCTCAAAAGTTTTTGACGAGGCCGAAAACAGAATGCACACAATCAAAGCCGTTATGGTCGCGACTCTATCATGA